In Thiovibrio frasassiensis, one DNA window encodes the following:
- the glnD gene encoding [protein-PII] uridylyltransferase: MDVELRAKREALEYLWRQGLSGQALLHKNSQLIDDYLAACFANCPEASEGMCLIALGGYGRKELFPYSDIDLLLLHAPEAEHRLGPVTEALFYPLWDAGLEVGHGVRTEDACLADARQDFFFQVALLDARHIAGSLPLFNAMRQSFHRELLAGHRQEFLHTMIQHRNERHQRFGMHSYQLEPNIKESRGGFRDIQAIIWVSHALFGLQALDDIEEAGLISPQEKESFAQARDFLIKIRNRLHYLSGRKNDQLFFEYQEEMAKAFKYHDTRGTLGVERFMQDTYRHLQAIATTTDLFFEHVDETLGAPRANPVEQTIEPGITIRQERLHLTDQALLEKRPYLLMRLFAHAGKTGLEIHHRSRKIITANLHLVDDKLRHSKRMAKPFFDVLKNSKDVMSVLAVLLDTGLLTAYLPEFEQIHALAQHDVYHVFTVDRHLLQTVAELKKISLDKTPFAGIASPHVLFLAALLHDIGKGHHEDHAQHGSILAAGVGKRLGLTREETACLQFLVAKHLFLTVTALRRDLDDDAFLRQCAEQIQSQERLTMLYLLSIADAKATGPTAWSEWKGALLLEMSLKISHLLERQDAPPPDKSQGADWMLEQVRAILGKAAPTDYKILPEEYLLSFPPEEIAHHLRLRTGLKNDKQAITEPADHGLSWSVLVMAHDSTGLLAKICGTLALHGLNVVSAQIFTWEDGTAVDVLNVRPTAELSYAEQNWQALGEDLNLALKNRLGLSHRLVDKFRSAFRPSGQKNVQAPPRVVIDNKISEQYTIIEVFANDRPGLLYDITRTLADFEINIHRARFSSDGDQVVDVFYTLDSFATKINNASFQEEISKALLHIAENETGTGTKLQW, from the coding sequence ATGGATGTTGAGCTGCGGGCAAAACGGGAGGCCCTGGAGTATCTCTGGCGTCAGGGGCTGAGCGGTCAGGCCCTCCTCCATAAAAACTCGCAGCTCATCGATGACTATCTCGCGGCTTGCTTTGCCAACTGCCCGGAAGCATCAGAGGGCATGTGCCTTATTGCTCTTGGCGGCTATGGCCGAAAAGAACTGTTTCCCTATTCGGACATTGACCTCCTTCTGCTCCATGCCCCCGAGGCAGAGCATCGCCTCGGGCCAGTGACGGAAGCCCTGTTTTATCCCCTGTGGGATGCGGGACTTGAGGTCGGCCATGGAGTAAGAACAGAGGATGCCTGCCTGGCTGATGCCAGGCAGGACTTCTTTTTTCAGGTGGCGCTGCTGGATGCGCGCCACATTGCAGGCTCCCTGCCGCTTTTCAATGCGATGCGGCAGTCATTCCACCGGGAATTATTGGCTGGGCACCGACAGGAATTCTTGCACACTATGATACAGCACCGCAACGAACGCCATCAACGGTTTGGCATGCACAGCTACCAACTGGAACCGAATATCAAGGAAAGCCGCGGCGGCTTCCGCGATATTCAAGCCATAATCTGGGTAAGCCACGCCCTCTTCGGCTTGCAGGCGCTTGACGACATCGAAGAAGCAGGGCTGATCTCGCCCCAGGAAAAAGAAAGTTTCGCCCAGGCCAGGGATTTCCTGATCAAGATCCGCAACAGGCTCCATTACCTCAGCGGCAGAAAAAACGACCAGCTGTTCTTCGAATATCAGGAAGAGATGGCAAAGGCCTTCAAATATCACGACACCCGAGGCACTCTCGGAGTTGAACGCTTCATGCAGGATACCTACCGACACCTGCAGGCCATCGCCACCACCACCGATCTGTTTTTTGAACATGTCGATGAAACCCTGGGCGCACCGCGCGCCAACCCGGTGGAGCAGACCATCGAGCCAGGGATCACGATTCGCCAGGAGCGGCTGCACCTGACCGATCAGGCGCTTCTCGAGAAGCGCCCCTATCTGCTGATGCGTCTCTTTGCCCATGCAGGAAAAACCGGGCTCGAGATCCATCATCGCAGCAGAAAAATCATAACCGCCAACCTGCATCTGGTGGATGACAAGCTGCGTCACTCAAAACGAATGGCCAAACCCTTTTTCGATGTTTTGAAAAACAGCAAGGACGTGATGAGCGTCCTCGCTGTTCTGCTGGACACCGGACTGCTCACCGCCTATCTCCCAGAGTTTGAGCAGATCCACGCCCTGGCCCAGCACGATGTCTACCATGTTTTCACGGTTGACCGGCACCTCCTGCAAACCGTGGCCGAGCTGAAAAAAATCTCCCTCGACAAAACCCCTTTCGCGGGCATCGCATCTCCCCACGTCCTTTTTCTGGCCGCGCTCCTGCACGACATCGGCAAGGGGCACCACGAAGATCACGCCCAGCACGGCAGCATCCTTGCCGCCGGAGTAGGCAAACGTTTGGGACTCACCCGGGAAGAAACAGCCTGCCTACAATTTCTCGTGGCCAAGCATCTCTTCCTCACCGTAACCGCCTTGCGCCGCGATCTTGACGATGATGCCTTTCTCCGGCAATGCGCAGAACAAATCCAGAGCCAGGAGCGGTTGACCATGCTCTACCTGCTCTCCATCGCCGACGCAAAAGCCACCGGGCCGACAGCCTGGAGCGAATGGAAGGGCGCCCTGCTTCTGGAAATGTCCCTCAAAATCTCTCATCTTCTGGAACGACAGGACGCCCCCCCTCCCGACAAAAGCCAGGGCGCCGACTGGATGCTGGAACAGGTTCGGGCAATCCTTGGCAAGGCGGCTCCGACCGATTACAAAATCCTTCCGGAGGAATATCTGCTGAGCTTTCCCCCGGAAGAGATCGCCCATCATCTCCGACTGCGCACCGGATTAAAAAATGACAAACAGGCCATTACCGAGCCCGCCGACCACGGCTTGTCCTGGTCGGTCCTGGTGATGGCCCACGACTCCACCGGCCTGCTGGCAAAAATCTGCGGAACCTTGGCCCTGCATGGCCTGAATGTGGTGAGCGCCCAGATCTTCACTTGGGAAGATGGCACGGCAGTGGATGTACTCAACGTTCGTCCGACAGCGGAGCTGAGCTATGCCGAACAGAACTGGCAGGCGCTCGGCGAAGACCTCAACCTGGCCCTGAAAAATCGTCTTGGCCTCAGCCACCGTTTGGTCGATAAATTCCGCTCCGCCTTCCGCCCCTCTGGGCAAAAAAACGTGCAGGCTCCCCCGCGGGTTGTTATAGACAACAAGATATCGGAACAGTATACGATCATCGAGGTTTTTGCCAATGACCGGCCAGGATTGCTCTACGATATCACCCGAACCCTGGCCGATTTTGAAATCAACATCCACCGGGCAAGATTCAGCTCGGATGGCGATCAGGTAGTCGATGTTTTCTATACCCTGGACTCCTTCGCCACCAAGATCAACAACGCTTCTTTTCAGGAGGAAATCTCAAAGGCCCTTCTCCAT